From a region of the Hemibagrus wyckioides isolate EC202008001 linkage group LG14, SWU_Hwy_1.0, whole genome shotgun sequence genome:
- the LOC131364588 gene encoding immunoglobulin kappa light chain-like, translating into MVVVFRHIGPVAWASDRLKMSVKTCTSWSAQLLSTRLGVPSGPADLRGSTLLSAECTSVVESDIGRSAMEESSFLVCMTPWSNVTEVFVRWLHRNVSLWWTFGGGTKLIMKTGPMVKPSVSLLPPSSLQRSEGTASLLCLLSAYSPQGALLSWTVDGAEVNEGVLTSTEEQKNGVYSRSSTLTLSKERWEEAEVFGCTVSHHDTTQVASFRKSRCEVH; encoded by the exons ATGGTTGTAGTCTTCAGACATATTGGACCAGTGGCCTGGGCCAGTGACaggttgaaaatgtcagtgaagacttgCACCAGTTGGTCAGCACAACTCCTGAGCACACGTCTGGGTGTGCCATCAGGGCCAGCTGACTTACGTGGATCTACTCTGCTCAGTGCTGAGTGTACCTCTGTTGTGGAGAGTGATATTGGAAGATCAGCCATGGAGGAGTCATCATTCCTGGTGTGTATGACGCCCTGGTCAAA tGTGACAGAGGTTTTTGTACGATGGCTTCATAGGAATGTATCACTGTGGTGGACTTTTGGTGGAGGAACCAAACTCATTATGAAAA CTGGTCCGATGGTGAAGCCCTCCGTGTCTCtgctccctccctcctctctgCAGCGCTCTGAGGGAACGGCCTCACTGCTCTGCCTGCTCTCGGCCTATTCTCCACAGGGGGCGCTGCTGAGCTGGACCGTGGATGGTGCTGAGGTAAATGAAGGGGTTCTGACCAGCACAGAAGAACAGAAGAACGGCGTCTACAGCCGCAGCAGCACCCTGACCCTCAGCAAAGAACGCTGGGAGGAGGCTGAGGTGTTCGGCTGTACCGTCTCCCACCACGACACCACTCAGGTCGCCTCGTTCCGAAAGAGCCGCTGTGAAGTCCACTAG